A section of the Phoenix dactylifera cultivar Barhee BC4 unplaced genomic scaffold, palm_55x_up_171113_PBpolish2nd_filt_p 002457F, whole genome shotgun sequence genome encodes:
- the LOC103699300 gene encoding protein DMP3-like, giving the protein MTEISSAITIANSQDSEPRELDRSTPLRGTTPSQSLTSQRRLVIDKTLSTAANLAQLLPTGSVLAFQALSPSIANQCICYASNKYITLSLLLICTISCIFFSFTDSFKGTNGKLYYGMATCKSFIVFNYQPSDGDRSKVLEDLLRFRIRWLDYVHAFFSVLLFLALTFSDTNIQNCFFPDSGPYSKQILQKLPLGAGFLSIMVFLIFPTTRKGIGYSDTPPHSQ; this is encoded by the coding sequence ATGACAGAGATATCATCTGCGATCACAATTGCAAATAGCCAGGATTCAGAACCGAGAGAATTGGATAGGTCGACCCCATTAAGGGGCACTACTCCCAGCCAAAGCTTGACGAGCCAGAGGCGATTGGTGATCGACAAGACCCTGTCGACTGCGGCGAACCTCGCGCAGCTCCTTCCGACCGGCTCCGTCCTCGCCTTCCAAGCTCTCTCCCCTTCCATCGCCAACCAATGCATCTGCTACGCTTCCAACAAGTACATCACCTTGTCGTTACTTCTCATTTGCACCATCTCTtgtatcttcttctccttcaccgATAGTTTCAAAGGGACCAACGGAAAGTTGTACTATGGCATGGCCACGTGCAAAAGCTTCATTGTTTTCAATTACCAGCCCTCTGATGGGGATCGAAGCAAGGTGTTGGAGGACTTGTTGAGGTTTCGGATACGGTGGTTGGACTACGTCCATGCCTTCTTCTCGGTCCTGCTGTTCTTGGCTCTAACCTTTAGTGATACCAATATACAGAACTGCTTCTTTCCGGATTCTGGGCCATACTCGAAGCAGATCCTCCAGAAGTTGCCGCTTGGGGCCGGGTTCTTGTCGATCATGGTGTTTTTGATCTTTCCAACCACTCGGAAGGGGATTGGATATTCGGATACGCCGCCTCATTCACAGTAA